The following are from one region of the Phormidium sp. PBR-2020 genome:
- a CDS encoding iron-containing alcohol dehydrogenase family protein → MSDSLTQTASPSITLNVAPAQTLRGENILPEAAQRIAQLGQRPFLVAGDRTLNLATQQIQPQLDQNQLTPSTHSYGHDCDEADLDRLKSALHQHQADVVIGIGGGKALDTAKLLAYRCQVPVVTIPTSAATCAAWTALSNVYTPEGAFRYDVPLPVCPNLLVLDYALIRTAPRRTLVAGIGDALAKWYEASVSSGSSDQTLIVAAVQQARVLRDLLLQKSAAALAEPGSPVWREVVDASVLLAGVIGGLGGAQCRTVAAHAVHNALTHLSDCHHTIHGEKVAYGILVQLRLEEIVQHNQLAATARQQLLTFYREIGLPQTLADLGLGDISLGQLQQAAEFACGPNSDIHHLPFPVEPAQVMAAMVSTTVGYSLAVTTDPSVVNHNS, encoded by the coding sequence GTCGGACTCACTCACCCAAACCGCCAGCCCTTCCATCACCCTCAACGTTGCCCCCGCCCAAACCTTGCGGGGCGAGAACATCCTGCCCGAAGCCGCCCAACGCATCGCCCAACTGGGACAGCGGCCGTTCCTCGTGGCCGGCGATCGCACCCTCAACCTCGCCACACAACAAATCCAACCCCAGCTCGACCAAAACCAGCTTACCCCATCGACCCACTCCTACGGTCACGACTGCGACGAAGCCGACCTCGATCGCCTCAAAAGCGCCCTCCACCAACATCAAGCCGATGTCGTGATTGGCATTGGCGGCGGTAAAGCCCTAGACACCGCCAAACTTCTCGCCTATCGCTGTCAAGTTCCCGTCGTCACCATTCCCACCTCAGCCGCCACCTGTGCCGCCTGGACCGCCCTTTCCAACGTGTACACCCCCGAAGGCGCCTTTCGTTACGACGTTCCCCTCCCCGTCTGCCCCAACCTTCTCGTTCTCGACTACGCCCTCATCCGCACCGCCCCCCGCCGCACCCTCGTCGCCGGCATTGGCGATGCCCTCGCCAAATGGTACGAAGCCTCCGTCAGTAGCGGCAGTTCTGACCAAACCCTCATTGTCGCCGCCGTCCAACAGGCCCGCGTCTTGCGAGACTTACTCCTACAAAAATCCGCCGCCGCCCTAGCCGAACCCGGTAGCCCCGTCTGGCGGGAAGTGGTCGATGCCAGCGTTCTCCTCGCTGGGGTTATTGGCGGCTTAGGGGGCGCTCAATGTCGTACCGTGGCCGCCCATGCCGTCCATAACGCCCTCACCCATCTGAGCGACTGTCACCATACTATTCACGGCGAAAAAGTCGCCTATGGCATTCTCGTACAACTGCGGTTAGAAGAGATTGTCCAACATAACCAACTCGCCGCCACCGCCCGCCAGCAATTGTTGACCTTTTACCGAGAGATTGGTCTGCCCCAAACCCTGGCTGATTTAGGCTTAGGGGACATTTCCCTAGGCCAACTCCAGCAGGCCGCCGAATTTGCCTGTGGCCCCAACTCCGACATTCATCATCTGCCCTTCCCCGTCGAACCCG